The following coding sequences are from one Eucalyptus grandis isolate ANBG69807.140 chromosome 11, ASM1654582v1, whole genome shotgun sequence window:
- the LOC104425667 gene encoding trihelix transcription factor PTL, producing the protein MEMEDHHQYTAADLRHLINARPPPPPPHIQSISPPELFCGGGGHRNPTQHLESMMMGGGGLHNGQRQGHNHQHHHQFGRDHSSPSSVAMAGAAGGLESENGGNGRWPRQETLTLLEIRSRLDSRFKEANQKGPLWDEVSRIMSEEHGYQRSGKKCREKFENLYKYYKKTKEGKAGRQDGKHYRFFRQLEALYGENANSNSILQAPSLPHSLHFHPPPNINDINQDASHHRHPHQLQRPCESLSLSNSSDFDTSSSDDNEEDVSVEKGKKVRRGKRGWKIKIKEFIDSQMRKLADRQEAWLEKMMKALEEKERERELREEEWKQQEMARIEREHKFWEKEKAWIEARDATFMDALQKLTGRDLKFVPSPNELLAAAEIQTHQSDGLTKWSKDFDNFKKRKDNSRWCHYPSGSDEVMYNQGGSNCEIIKEQGPESMTRSVQMNNGSSSPSNSNAGNAMQESCFRFMMVEGDNLWESYGMKLTKGDQNQ; encoded by the exons ATGGAGATGGAAGATCACCACCAGTACACCGCGGCAGATTTGCGGCACCTCATCAACGCCCGTCCACCTCCACCCCCACCGCACATCCAGTCGATCTCCCCGCCTGAGCTAttctgcggcggcggcggccaccGGAACCCGACGCAGCACTTGGAGTCGATGATGATGGGTGGCGGCGGGCTTCACAACGGCCAACGCCAAGGCCACAACCATCAACACCACCACCAGTTTGGCCGTGATCATTCTTCTCCCTCTTCGGTCGCCATGGCTGGTGCGGCAGGGGGTTTAGAGAGTGAGAACGGCGGAAATGGGAGATGGCCTAGGCAGGAGACTCTCACGCTCCTCGAGATCAGGTCGAGGCTCGACTCTAGGTTTAAGGAGGCCAACCAAAAGGGTCCTCTTTGGGACGAAGTTTCAAG GATTATGTCGGAAGAACATGGGTATCAACGGAGCGGCAAGAAATGCAGGGAAAAATTCGAGAACTTGTACAAGTATTACAAGAAGACGAAGGAAGGAAAAGCGGGTAGGCAAGACGGTAAGCACTACAGGTTCTTTCGTCAGCTCGAAGCTCTCTACGGAGAGAACGCCAATTCGAATTCCATCCTCCAAGCTCCATCTCTTCCACACTCACTCCACTTTCATCCTCCACCCAACATCAATGATATTAACCAAGATGCGTCTCATCATCGTCATCCTCATCAACTGCAGAGACCGTGCGAAAGTCTCAGCCTCTCCAATTCCTCCGACTTTGACACCTCTTCGTCAGACGACAATGAAGAGGATGTGTCCGtggagaagggaaagaaggtaAGGAGAGGCAAAAGGGGTTGGAAGATAAAGATCAAGGAGTTCATCGACTCGCAGATGAGAAAGCTAGCAGACAGGCAAGAAGCGTGGCTGGAGAAAATGATGAAGGCCCTTGAGGAGAAAGAGCGCGAGAGAGAACTGAGAGAGGAGGAATGGAAGCAACAAGAAATGGCCCGGATCGAGAGAGAGCACAAGTTCTGGGAGAAAGAAAAGGCGTGGATCGAAGCTCGCGACGCCACTTTCATGGATGCGTTGCAGAAATTGACAGGGAGAGACCTGAAGTTTGTGCCTTCGCCTAATGAGCTCTTAGCGGCAGCTGAAATCCAAACCCATCAGAGCGATGGCCTCACCAAATGGAGTAAGGACTTCGACAATTTCAAGAAACGCAAGGACAACTCGCGGTGGTGTCATTATCCAAGCGGGAGCGATGAGGTCATGTACAACCAAGGAGGGTCAAATTGCGAAATAATTAAAGAGCAAGGACCGGAAAGTATGACCCGATCAGTTCAAATGAACAACGGTTCGAGCTCACCTTCTAATTCCAATGCGGGAAATGCAATGCAGGAGAGCTGCTTCCGCTTCATGATGGTTGAGGGAGATAATTTGTGGGAAAGCTACGGTATGAAGCTCACCAAGGGAGATCAGAACCAGTAG